A genome region from Purpureocillium takamizusanense chromosome 8, complete sequence includes the following:
- a CDS encoding uncharacterized protein (COG:S~EggNog:ENOG502I3TX) — translation MSGWQAYRDYDLHVLRPGEETHQFSSYDRTNHNDDGFEGTYSCLREQGSRCVIAEDNGAGEISSIWFTYESDSVVPIGDMAITLDGREVLRARVQDVVDGKLGAPFAWPFVGNTNDTMGGNVIKVPMPYRESMVVTTENNPHFYHVVYRRFPAGAAPPKAFDPEDKAEDVMAQFLSFGVRDPKAVAGGALSKKIGRHVKGKIAGKSGSVELGRGCGVVTQLALRLPSVPATAYVQDDGRAFGPGGGSTFRLALDPNNKRCRITRRVDRSIGNQRVKVTVDGAEVATDSGAAANGTWMDQTVDIPATVTRGKSHVAVTVDCLSSDLDCNEFFYALHCQADGPWATRGYVPSEEWTLMDVLNVGWNNGNDEAAHGYKIENQTWEGLRQYKYNDDEHTEAATPDIRLSLTFDSNETVSQVPLGAFFGASLAKGLTRSLLLSVDSLAPNGAWTSYFSMPFSRSATLTLTSGDGSPLNATVDAVVQPCSGGGPEPAASEWGRFSVQHRRGPTTPGELWPILYTPGRGVAYGLTHTFRGSILQPANTLEFLEGDEQVWLNRSTPGGFNDTSGTLRGTGTEDFYESGWYFQDANAPGQPVTVAYAMPLTGLTTAAYAAERMGCVGSCLGAHRLMVADSQAFGDGIAFAIEHGPDGNNVQAEYETCAFYYA, via the exons ATGTCCGGATGGCAGGCCTACCGCGACTACGATTTGCACGTGCTGCGTCCTGGCGAAGAGACGCACCAGTTCTCGTCGTACGACCGCACCAACCATAACGATGACGGCTTCGAAGGGACGTACTCGTGCTTGCGCGAGCAGGGCTCGCGGTGCGTCATCGCAGAAGATAATGGTGCGGGTGAGATTTCCTCCATTTGGTTCACGTACGAGTCCGACAGCGTCGTGCCCatcggcgacatggccattACGCTGGACGGCAGGGAGGTGCTCCGGGCGAGGGTGCAGGACGTGGTCGACGGAAAGCTGGGTGCGCCGTTCGCGTGGCCGTTTGTGGGCAACACCAACGACACCATGGGCGGCAACGTCATCAAGGTGCCGATGCCGTATCGCGAGTCCATGGTCGTGACGACGGAGAACAACCCACACTTTTACCACGTCGTGTATCGGAGGTTTCCAGCGGGTGCGGCGCCCCCCAAGGCGTTTGAccccgaggacaaggccgaggaTGTGATGGCGCAGTTTCTGAGCTTTGGGGTGCGCGACCCAAAAgccgtggctggcggcgcgctgaGCAAGAAGATAGGTAGACATGTTAAGGGAAAGATAGCGGGAAAGTCGGGCTCGGTCGAGCTGGGCAGGGGGTGTGGCGTCGTTACGCAGTTGGCTCTCCGTCTGCCATCGGTGCCTGCCACGGCGTATGTGCAGGACGATGGGCGGGCGTTTGGGCCGGGCGGGGGCAGCACGTTCCGGCTCGCCTTGGATCCGAATAACAAGCGTTGCCGCATCACCCGGCGCGTCGATCGCAGCATCGGAAACCAACGGGTCAAGGTGACGGTTGACGGAGCCGAGGTCGCGACCGACAGCGGAGCGGCCGCGAACGGCACCTGGATGGACCAGACGGTCGACATACCGGCGACAGTGACGAGGGGAAAGAGCCACGTCGCGGTTACCGTGGACTGCCTCTCGTCAGACCTCGACTGCAATGAGTTCTTCTACGCGCTGCACTGTCAGGCGGACgggccgtgggcgacgcgggGATATGTGCCGAGTGAGGAGTGGACGCTCATGGATGTTCTCAACGTGGGATGGAATAACGGCAACGATGAGGCCGCTCAT GGATACAAAATTGAGAACCAGACGTGGGAGGGCTTGCGGCAGTACAAGTACAATGACGATGAGCACACTGAGGCTGCCACGCCCGACATACGCCTTTCCCTCACCTTCGACAGCAACGAAACGGTGTCGCAAGTCCCGCTGGGGGCATTCTTTGGCGCGAGCCTAGCCAAGGGACTGACGcggtcgctgctgctctcggtCGACTCGCTGGCCCCCAACGGCGCCTGGACGTCGTACTTCTCCATGCCGTTCTCCCGCAGCGCAACGCTAACGCTGACGAGCGGAGACGGCTCGCCACTCaacgccaccgtcgacgccgtcgtgcaACCGTGCTCCGGCGGGGGCCCGGAgccggccgcctcggagTGGGGCCGGTTCTCGGTCCAGCACCGGCGCGGCCCCACCACACCGGGCGAGCTGTGGCCGATCCTGTACACGccggggcgcggcgtcgcgtaCGGCCTGACGCACACGTTCCGCGGCTCGATCCTGCAGCCGGCCAACACGCTCGAGTTCCTggaaggcgacgagcaggtgTGGCTGAACCGGAGCACGCCAGGCGGATTCAACGACACGTCGGGGACGCTGCGCGGGACGGGCACCGAGGACTTTTACGAGAGCGGCTGGTACTTCCAGGACGCGAACGCGCCGGGCCAGCCCGTGACGGTGGCGTACGCGATGCCCCTGACGGgcctgacgacggcggcgtacgCCGCGGAGCGGATGGGCTGCGTGGGCTCCTGCCTCGGCGCGCATCGCCTCATGGTGGCGGACTCGCAGGCGTTTGGCGACGGGATCGCGTTTGCGATTGAGCATGGCCCGGACGGGAACAACGTGCAGGCTGAGTATGAGACGTGCGCGTTTTACTACGCGTAG
- a CDS encoding uncharacterized protein (EggNog:ENOG503P4A5~COG:D), which yields MAGYSSLKVPELKKLLAEKNLPQTGNKADLIARLQEADQNEAPAEADKSGKAEKEDEISYTDDEETAPPAAPKPAAESEPVEQTEQAAAPAVATETAAEPADKATEEKPEAPAQSFAIGLSATAADEEAKKRADRAKRFGLEEDDAAKKRAERAKRFGLDDKELTGLDSALPERPLKRGRAREGDESAGRGAKRQSLDRRGDRQGRGRHNGQGDRRRAGSSGPAKKGSILDDPTEREKAAKRAARFAAA from the exons ATGGCGGGGTACTCGTCGCTCAAGGTCCccgagctcaagaagctctTGGCCGAGAAGAACCTTCCCCAGACGGGCAACAAGGCCGATTTGATTGCCCGCCTACAGGAAGCCGATCAGAATGAGGCacccgccgaagccgacaaGTCCG GCAAGGCAGAGAAAGAGGACGAAATAAGCtacaccgacgacgaggagaccgcgccgcccgctgcgcccaaacccgccgccgagtccgAACCCGTCGAGCAAACGGAGCAGGCTGCCGCGCCTGCCGTCGCCACTGAGACTGctgccgagcccgccgacaaGGCGACCGAAGAGAAACCCGAGGCTCCCGCTCAGTCGTTTGCTATCGGGCTttccgcgaccgccgccgatgaggaggccaagaagcgcgcAGACCGGGCCAAGCGCttcggcctcgaggaggacgatgcTGCTAAGAAGCGTGCCGAGCGAGCCAAGCGCTTCGgtctcgacgacaaggagcTCACCGGCCTCGACTCGGCTCTCCCCGAGCGGCCCCTCAAGCGTGGCCGAGCCCGTGAGGGAGACGAaagcgccggccgcggcgccaagCGCCAGAGCCTGGACCGCCGTGGCGACCGTCAAGGACGGGGCCGGCACAATGGACAGGGCGACCGTCGGCGCGCCGGTAGCAGCGGCCCGGCCAAAAAGGGCTCTATCCTCGACGATCCAACCGAACGAGAGAAGGCCGCCAAGCGTGCGGCTCGGTTCGCCGCCGCTTAG
- a CDS encoding uncharacterized protein (COG:S~EggNog:ENOG503NVTM) has translation MASRTGYGLPARPSDGYRPARRAEGPRMGIPRPTHPATGGPSIPAPQFKSSIPHPGVRRTGLPQVSKSGSQPSSWGSASRTSAESRSHAQSGSGSSSSGRSYDEPRLRQAEPLRAFKGPNLGGARAYHRNDSTSTTSSKRQSLGSNEPGLGIQFDSDITASPSQIHTAEMVDIRKSATRSTVYPELDRYREFRRPDYGRHHIVDVPFRLATHDLPPPTPGSAVFSGSSSQISAISGSPSTKYSESPGPGPYSRDTTPTSMSSQSPVLVAPIRVAAPLRLRQNSPAVSRPPVTRRRAGSTGKAVDSDQGLAAVRESMASSSSNSTVRDGDKNKKRDKKPRLPPPPPSPPPRKSSQKFRKNKDASAQPEIASSRTNGESTNGLGTSPKVGPPPRPSRDGTPDMQSQLFEPVPVIQSNLVSWERRGSEPVTIRSLPGSTTSLPQMNKNASTPHLPTATETRPRTAQKQGGSSSRFLFFGRKKAPGDVDQKGARKGPVAGTGHEGYGRVGAVRRRSASKNDPKSSQDSLVSDSFLADRVNPVVIAGGEVVENRNPSAELARVGSNQSALGRPSMDSKASASNIARTTLWPSAMPRGTRRPSDSSSTDSGTMQSTLAFRRSVQRLGSPGDPLKLPHPIITNAGPISSPMTSFDTSILSEESHLEMQKEISREGDVPKKLQKRPQSPRKWNLFSRSQRSQRPKPKSEPVEAAVVSVEKKPIPFYAMMESEQEEDLDVQEALRRADVYAASPALPEQTEPLFVAPAQQIVSDGVSGAEANIGRLHPVPEIARPSRLPQVGRIPQVVKQRPELQSFSRPFRASMQAPPAINPIYDPYSIAKGPTPPRPSTPACEAGEAPKDPSKLSPEVTRGEREFLAFSPRKNSDITIGTSSSSSGPSFMATAIIPKPDDPPAEDEVWDEYNDLLGDDKVPQSATSSKDPFHLETYHTKLARDKPLDSPVVPEGRKEPQSKPTSSTYSADMTERIRKAFQPHLSPAATDAKAESKRNSASSGRTVFSDCSAASDDASPLAQVNLRVGSMTVSKWLTFGHVLFSDIRHELAGKDAPRQSIVVIDSLGNDDWSFYAAETYPAASFYNLSPRAPLPAAAQSPTSFPLSPPNHHQVQYMSHRDRFPFAAQSFDCMVYRFPSAGSESQYRNIVNEARRVLRPGAFIELSILDVDLNNMGNRGRRTVRRLKEQIHEQANDTSLASVADLMVRLLGKAGFTNIKAARVGVPVASSITRTESKETDAKAKDASLADMMKDNSPMADANITKIVTRVGRWWYTRCYENAAGPANSIWADRALLSECETFGTSLKLMVCCARAPDRIVSF, from the coding sequence ATGGCGTCACGGACTGGTTATGGTCTCCCGGCCAGGCCCTCCGACGGATacaggccggcgcggagggccGAAGGACCACGGATGGGCATACCTAGACCAACACATCCAGCAACGGGAGGACCCTCCATTCCAGCGCCGCAGTTCAAGAGCTCCATACCTCACCCTGGCGTGAGGCGTACGGGACTCCCGCAGGTTTCCAAGTCGGGCTCGCAACCCAGCTCATGGGGATCCGCGAGCAGGACATCGGCGGAATCCAGATCGCACGCGCAGAGCGGGTCaggctcctcgtcctcgggtCGCTCCTACGATGAGCCACGACTTAGACAAGCGGAGCCCCTGAGGGCTTTCAAAGGGCCCAACCTTGGAGGGGCACGTGCGTATCATCGCAACGACTCAACCAGCACGACCTCGTCGAAACGGCAGTCTTTGGGTTCTAATGAGCCCGGGCTCGGCATTCAGTTCGACAGTGACATCACCGCGAGTCCGTCTCAGATTCACACTGCCGAAATGGTCGATATTCGCAAGTCAGCAACGAGGTCCACCGTGTACCCGGAGCTGGATCGCTATCGAGAGTTTCGGCGACCCGACTACGGACGACACCATATTGTTGACGTGCCGTTTCGCCTGGCAACGCACGATCTtccaccaccaacgccggGGTCGGCTGTCTTCTCGGGAAGCAGCAGCCAAATCAGCGCCATTAGTGGCAGTCCTTCCACCAAGTACTCCGAGTCCCCGGGCCCGGGTCCGTACAGCCGCGACACAACGCCTACCTCCATGTCCTCACAGTCTCCCGTCTTGGTCGCCCCGATACGAGTTGCAGCCCCGCTCCGACTCAGGCAAAATAGCCCTGCCgtctcgaggccgcccgtcACCCGGAGGAGAGCGGGTAGTACAGGGAAAGCGGTCGACTCCGATCAGGGGCTCGCAGCTGTAAGAGAGTCCAtggcttcttcgtcttccaaTTCCACTGTCCGAGACGGTGACAAGAATAAGAAACGGGACAAGAAGCCGCGActtccaccaccgcctccaaGCCCTCCGCCACGAAAGTCCTCACAGAAGTTTCGCAAGAACAAAGACGCATCAGCCCAGCCAGAAATTGCCAGTTCAAGGACTAACGGCGAATCAACGAATGGACTCGGAACCTCTCCAAAGGTCggcccgcctcctcgtccgagccGCGATGGCACGCCAGACATGCAGTCGCAACTGTTCGAGCCAGTTCCCGTCATTCAGAGCAATCTTGTCTCATGGGAGAGGCGTGGGAGTGAGCCGGTGACAATTCGGTCCTTGCCAGGCTCGACAACGTCGCTACCGCAGATGAACAAGAATGCCTCCACTCCCCATCTGCCTACAGCAACGGAAACACGACCCCGAACGGCGCAGAAGCAAGGGGGTTCGAGCTCGCGGTTTCTGTTCTTTGGACGCAAAAAGGCTCCTGGAGATGTTGATCAGAAGGGAGCTCGCAAAGGCCCTGTCGCCGGCACCGGTCATGAGGGGTATGGAAGGGTTGGcgctgtgcggcggcgaagcgcgTCGAAAAATGACCCCAAATCTTCGCAAGACAGCCTTGTCAGCGATTCGTTCTTGGCAGACCGCGTCAATCCGGTAGTTATTGCGGGTGGCGAGGTTGTCGAGAACCGAAACCCCAGCGCTGAGCTTGCTCGTGTTGGGAGCAACCAAAGTGCCCTGGGGCGGCCGAGTATGGACTCAAAGGCCTCCGCGAGCAATATCGCACGGACAACGCTCTGGCCATCTGCCATGCCACGCGGTACTCGACGGCCAtcggacagcagcagcactgaCAGCGGCACCATGCAGTCTACTTTGGCCTTTCGAAGGTCTGTCCAGCGCCTAGGCTCACCGGGGGATCCGTTGAAACTGCCTcatcccatcatcaccaaTGCTGGGCCCATATCATCTCCCATGACAAGCTTTGACACAAGCATCTTATCAGAGGAGTCGCATTTGGAGATGCAGAAGGAGATTTCACGCGAAGGAGATGTACCAAAAAAGCTCCAGAAAAGACCCCAATCTCCTCGCAAATGGAACTTATTCAGCCGGTCGCAACGATCACAACGCCCGAAGCCGAAGAGCGAAcccgtcgaagccgccgtTGTCTCCGTAGAAAAGAAGCCAATTCCATTTTATGCAATGATGGAATCGGAGCAAGAGGAAGACCTAGACGTTCAAGAGGCCTTGCGCCGTGCAGACGTCTATGCTGCGTCTCCAGCCTTGCCGGAGCAAACGGAGCCACTCTTTGTCGCGCCAGCGCAGCAGATTGTATCGGACGGCGTGAGTGGCGCGGAGGCAAATATTGGGCGATTGCACCCAGTTCCTGAGATCGCAAGACCAAGCAGGCTGCCTCAGGTCGGACGCATCCCGCAGGTGGTCAAGCAGCGTCCGGAGCTGCAGAGCTTCTCTCGGCCGTTCCGTGCCAGCATGCaagcgccgcccgcgataAACCCTATTTACGATCCTTATTCTATTGCCAAAGGTCCCactccgccgcggccatcaaCTCCGGCTTGCGAAGCAGGGGAGGCACCTAAGGATCCGTCAAAGCTGTCACCGGAAGTGACGCGTGGCGAACGAGAGTTCCTCGCCTTTTCCCCGCGAAAGAACTCTGATATCACGATCGGAAcgagctccagcagctccggcCCTTCTTTCATGGCGACGGCAATCATTCCGAAGCCTGACGACCCGCCGGCTGAAGACGAGGTTTGGGACGAGTACAacgacctgctcggcgacgacaaggtgccgcagtcggcgacgtcttccAAAGATCCTTTCCACTTGGAGACATATCACACAAAGCTTGCCAGAGACAAGCCTCTGGACTCGCCTGTCGTCCCAGAGGGCCGCAAGGAGCCGCAGTCCAAGCCAACAAGCTCGACGTATAGTGCCGACATGACTGAGAGGATTCGCAAGGCCTTTCAGCCTCACCTGAGCCCAGCTGCGACAGACGCCAAGGCGGAATCAAAACGCAACAGTGCCTCTTCGGGCAGGACGGTCTTTTCTGactgcagcgcggcgtcaGACGACGCTTCGCCCTTGGCGCAGGTCAACCTTCGAGTAGGCTCCATGACGGTGAGCAAGTGGCTTACCTTTGGGCATGTGTTGTTTAGCGACATCCGCCATGAGCTTGCCGGTAAAGATGCCCCGAGACAGTCGATTGTCGTCATAGACAGCCTCGGTAACGATGACTGGTCTTtctacgccgccgagacATATCCCGCCGCTTCCTTTTACAACCTTTCCCCGCGCGCCCCgctgccggccgcggcgcaaTCGCCGACGAGCTTTCCTCTGAGCCCGCCAAATCACCACCAGGTGCAGTACATGTCTCACAGGGACAGGTTTCCATTTGCGGCTCAGAGCTTCGACTGCATGGTCTATCGGTTCCCTTCCGCCGGGTCAGAGTCGCAGTATCGCAACATTGTCAACGAGGCACGCCGCGTCCTACGTCCCGGAGCGTTCATCGAGCTGTCTATTCTCGATGTAGACCTCAACAACATGGGGAACCGTGGGAGACGCACGGTGCGGCGTCTCAAGGAGCAAATTCATGAGCAGGCCAACGATACGAGCCTGGCCTCGGTCGCGGATCTCATGGTTCGCCTCTTGGGAAAGGCGGGCTTTACCAATATCAAGGCCGCCCGCGTTGGTGTCCCAGTCGCGAGCTCCATCACGCGTACCGAAAGCAAGGAAACGGATGCGAAAGCCAAGGACGCCAGCCTCGCTGACATGATGAAGGACAACAGTCCGATGGCGGATGCCAACATCACCAAGATTGTGACTCGCGTGGGGCGCTGGTGGTACACGCGCTGCTACGAGAATGCAGCCGGACCCGCCAACAGTATTTGGGCCGACAGAGCCCTGCTCTCCGAGTGCGAGACCTTTGGCACCAGTCTGAAGCTGATGGTGTGCTGCGCCCGTGCGCCCGACCGAATTGTCAGTTTCTAG